A region of Beijerinckia sp. 28-YEA-48 DNA encodes the following proteins:
- a CDS encoding helix-turn-helix transcriptional regulator — MERDRHKLLESLFFTPISRQNLNRANRNTKGAILICTGSQVKAARAMIGMGQRELAREAGCVVNTVVGLEASDAVKASYHTVAKVQRVLESRGVVFIGLPQPGVKFARWPAPKASPDDKAQD, encoded by the coding sequence GTGGAGCGTGATCGCCATAAGCTACTTGAAAGCCTTTTCTTTACGCCGATTTCGAGACAGAATCTCAATCGAGCCAATCGAAACACAAAGGGCGCGATATTGATTTGCACGGGCAGCCAGGTGAAAGCAGCGCGGGCTATGATCGGCATGGGGCAACGAGAGCTTGCCAGGGAAGCCGGCTGCGTCGTCAATACGGTCGTGGGGCTAGAGGCATCCGATGCCGTCAAGGCCAGCTATCATACCGTGGCTAAGGTCCAGCGGGTTTTGGAAAGCCGGGGCGTGGTCTTCATTGGCTTGCCCCAGCCAGGCGTCAAATTTGCCCGCTGGCCGGCTCCGAAGGCATCCCCCGACGACAAGGCGCAGGACTAG
- a CDS encoding right-handed parallel beta-helix repeat-containing protein produces the protein MVASSVKAELAVNIIGRTTFYPEDFGSGKDHDQINRCIAAASQEAIRSGGADVVLSRRYRTEQPIEISASRVNLVAKAGATIAGIGRFDTIRFRGSAKNEIYYNHISGLALSEYEKTGGRSIAILYAAQFIADDIPIENPYLGYDVISCNNVTLRNIRVANPRGEFGGRLTGGGQAKDGMEVDGRSDVIALENVVHSGGSARHRVDGNRHGLVVDGFVHTVSAKKLYFTAIDGHGLWVRNSVGAKDVPSFFSLYGVEGDFCYGVGVLMDQCNQFFMTDPMIHGSKGGPNIRLGEAVSGASLQGGFSTGARGDGIEVAAKDVAIIGMKIADNSAPPQGGKVGAASGIILKAANVGSRIVGNRVGSPSHPDWQKHGIEIEEGASSFVVTSNVTTGNARHGIANFAGTDATKIVTNNI, from the coding sequence GTGGTTGCATCTAGTGTTAAAGCGGAATTGGCAGTCAATATAATTGGGCGAACAACGTTTTACCCGGAGGACTTTGGCTCCGGCAAGGATCACGATCAGATCAATCGTTGCATAGCTGCGGCCTCACAAGAGGCAATTAGAAGTGGCGGCGCTGATGTGGTGCTTTCTCGAAGGTACAGAACTGAGCAGCCAATAGAGATATCAGCGTCGCGCGTTAACTTAGTCGCCAAGGCGGGTGCGACGATCGCCGGTATTGGGAGGTTCGATACGATCCGGTTTCGCGGGTCAGCGAAGAATGAGATCTATTACAACCATATTTCCGGACTCGCGTTGAGCGAGTATGAAAAAACAGGTGGCCGGTCAATCGCCATCCTGTACGCTGCTCAGTTTATTGCAGATGATATACCGATCGAGAATCCATATTTGGGTTATGACGTAATATCCTGCAATAACGTTACGCTCCGAAACATCAGAGTAGCCAATCCAAGGGGCGAGTTCGGAGGAAGGCTAACGGGCGGCGGCCAAGCGAAAGACGGTATGGAAGTTGATGGTCGCAGCGACGTCATTGCACTAGAGAATGTGGTCCACAGTGGTGGTTCGGCTAGACATCGGGTCGATGGAAATCGCCACGGCTTGGTTGTTGATGGCTTTGTGCATACCGTATCTGCGAAAAAATTATACTTCACGGCGATAGATGGGCACGGACTATGGGTTCGCAATAGCGTGGGTGCGAAGGACGTTCCGTCCTTTTTCTCGCTTTATGGCGTTGAGGGTGACTTCTGCTATGGCGTGGGAGTATTGATGGATCAGTGCAACCAGTTTTTTATGACTGACCCAATGATCCATGGCAGTAAAGGTGGCCCGAACATTAGATTAGGCGAAGCCGTTTCAGGTGCTTCCTTGCAGGGCGGATTTTCAACCGGTGCTCGGGGTGACGGTATCGAAGTTGCGGCCAAAGATGTGGCGATAATTGGTATGAAAATCGCGGACAATTCCGCTCCCCCTCAAGGCGGGAAGGTGGGCGCGGCGTCTGGAATCATATTGAAGGCAGCCAATGTCGGTTCACGTATCGTTGGAAACCGCGTTGGCTCCCCTTCTCACCCTGATTGGCAAAAGCACGGGATCGAGATTGAAGAAGGAGCATCGTCCTTCGTTGTGACCAGCAATGTCACTACAGGCAATGCGAGACATGGTATCGCTAATTTTGCTGGAACAGACGCGACGAAGATCGTCACCAACAACATCTAG
- a CDS encoding FkbM family methyltransferase, with protein sequence MKQQIEQAIATIGRLEAKLDNLQRDFHVDRRRSLEMAHMQTVSLFDSTLITNTRYGFKMFIDGRDTGSGLNIVTSGQIEPHVSRVFQKLVRPGSVVLDVGANFGYYTMFGAMLAGPQGKVISFEANPNLLSFIDRSLYVNGYTPRVKVFNKAVSNEAGTAKFGFTFDGIGGGSLGKGGDTKGEVIDVSLARIDDLVDRDLIADCIKIDVEGHEFQALQGMEGLLKRSRDVALILEYFTGIGGSQRGLQIVDYLAGLGFSFWEIDGRGFLQAMSREQLAHAGDIYIVASRTRPNDREIVIDWRDMRRPQSDGQELSGDIGSVVVHGPYWPLPEGVYDIFLDGEISGAHEISATHEFGNKLASTHISNSAQSLRVAISPAVRFFEVVVRPLKSDSKIRLDRVRIVDRT encoded by the coding sequence TTGAAGCAGCAGATTGAACAGGCTATCGCGACTATAGGAAGATTGGAAGCTAAGCTTGATAATCTGCAGCGTGATTTTCACGTCGACCGCCGCCGTTCGCTCGAAATGGCCCATATGCAAACGGTGTCACTGTTTGACAGCACCCTCATAACCAACACGCGTTATGGCTTTAAGATGTTTATTGATGGACGCGACACAGGCTCCGGCTTGAATATCGTGACCAGCGGGCAGATTGAGCCACATGTGAGCCGGGTGTTTCAAAAGCTAGTTCGGCCGGGCAGTGTCGTGCTCGATGTTGGAGCAAATTTTGGCTACTATACCATGTTCGGCGCCATGCTCGCCGGCCCTCAGGGGAAGGTGATTTCGTTCGAGGCGAATCCCAACCTCCTTTCCTTCATTGATAGAAGCCTCTACGTGAACGGATATACGCCGCGTGTAAAAGTATTCAACAAGGCTGTCTCGAATGAAGCGGGGACCGCTAAATTTGGATTTACTTTTGACGGCATAGGCGGAGGGAGCTTAGGGAAGGGTGGCGATACAAAGGGAGAGGTTATTGATGTTAGTTTGGCTCGGATCGATGACCTGGTCGACAGAGATCTAATCGCGGATTGCATCAAGATCGATGTTGAAGGCCACGAATTTCAGGCACTTCAAGGAATGGAAGGCCTGCTGAAGCGGTCACGGGACGTAGCTCTCATTTTGGAATACTTTACCGGCATAGGCGGCTCGCAAAGAGGATTGCAAATCGTTGACTATTTGGCGGGGCTGGGATTTTCATTTTGGGAAATTGACGGGCGCGGCTTCCTGCAAGCAATGTCTCGTGAGCAGCTCGCTCATGCAGGAGACATTTACATCGTCGCGTCGAGGACTCGACCCAATGATCGAGAGATTGTTATTGATTGGCGTGACATGCGCCGTCCGCAATCGGACGGCCAGGAGCTATCCGGAGATATAGGGTCGGTTGTTGTTCACGGACCTTATTGGCCCCTACCGGAAGGTGTTTACGATATTTTCCTTGATGGCGAAATCAGTGGTGCGCATGAGATATCAGCAACGCATGAATTCGGGAATAAATTGGCTTCCACGCATATCTCGAACAGCGCGCAGTCTTTGCGCGTCGCGATAAGTCCTGCGGTTCGGTTCTTTGAAGTCGTTGTTAGGCCGCTTAAGTCTGATAGCAAGATACGCCTGGATCGCGTTCGCATTGTAGATCGGACGTGA